A single region of the Vicia villosa cultivar HV-30 ecotype Madison, WI linkage group LG4, Vvil1.0, whole genome shotgun sequence genome encodes:
- the LOC131595471 gene encoding probable E3 ubiquitin-protein ligase LUL4, which produces MGISWSSSRRRNNFIHNPPQQPPSLPPPPPPPHYYYSTESHPPPPPPHQQGYYYPSTTTGYATPHHPPPPSLQPHTHSFYFSNPNSNVNYANPRVMFHPSYYVNQQHAWGPPPPLPLPSSSTPPPYVDHQTAKKIRNHVNVHKDTLRLEVDEHNPDHHLVSFVFDAVYDGSITVSYFAKEEDKCRFVPLFPDAFVPVKVPFGKGVGQKFAQPSGTGIDLGFFELDDLSKPSPGEDVFPLVICAETCLETPSENETPKNSDDSTPNASPHMQITQAVLEKRNDAFQIKVVKQILWIDGVRYELRELYGIGNSEAAGFDDNDPGKECVICMTEPKDTAVLPCRHMCMCSDCAKALRLQSNKCPICRQPIEELIEIKVKSGDP; this is translated from the exons ATGGGTATTTCCTGGAGCAGTAGTAGAAGAAGAAACAATTTCATTCACAACCCACCTCAACAACCACCCTcacttccaccaccaccaccaccgcctCATTATTACTACTCAACCGAATCacatccaccaccaccaccacctcacCAGCAAGGTTACTATTATCCCTCAACCACCACCGGCTATGCCACTCCCCATCACCCTCCTCCTCCTTCTCTTCAACCTCATACCCATTCGTTTTACTTCTCTAACCCTAATTCAAACGTCAACTACGCCAATCCTCGTGTCATGTTCCATCCTTCTTACTATGTAAATCAACAACATGCCTGGGGTCCACCTCCTCCTCTTCCTTTACCTTCTTCATCCACTCCGCCCCCTTACGTTGATCATCAAACTGcgaagaagattaggaatcaTGTTAATGTTCATAAGGATACTTTGCGACTTGAAGTTGATGAGCATAACCCTGATCACCATCTCGTTTCTTTCGTTTTCGACGCTGTTTATGATGGAAG CATTACTGTCTCCTACTTTGCGAAGGAAGAAGATAAATGTAGGTTTGTTCCACTCTTTCCTGATGCATTTGTGCCAGTCAAAGTCCCCTTTGGGAAAGGAGTTGGCCAGAAATTTGCCCAGCCTTCAGGAACAGGGATTGACCTGGGCTTCTTTGAGTTGGACGATCTTTCAAAGCCTTCACCTGGAGAAGACGTCTTTCCTCTTGTAATATGCGCTGAAACATGTTTGGAAACTCCCTCGGAAAACGAAACACCTAAAAATTCCGATGATTCCACGCCAAATGCGTCACCTCACATGCAAATAACTCAAGCTGTCTTGGAGAAACGGAATGATGCTTTCCAGATAAAAGTAGTTAAACAGATTCTGTGGATTGATGGTGTTCGTTATGAGTTGAGAGAGCTATATGGAATAGGAAACTCAGAAGCTGCGGGATTTGATGACAATGATCCTGGGAAGGAGTGTGTAATATGCATGACTGAACCAAAGGATACAGCTGTCTTACCTTGTCGACATATG TGCATGTGCAGTGATTGTGCAAAAGCTCTGCGGCTTCAATCCAATAAATGCCCTATATGCCGTCAACCCATTGAGGAACTTATCGAGATCAAGGTGAAGAGTGGCGATCCATGA